One Fuerstiella marisgermanici DNA window includes the following coding sequences:
- a CDS encoding DUF7133 domain-containing protein has translation MSRKMLPILLLLLVVPAVGFSQNPSENAQEPAAEVPAIEVPDGFRVEQFAGDSLAHDIHCLTLDSKGRVVVAGPGYVRILIDDDNDGRADRFTTFSDGPKTGAQGMYFTGPHLLCSGDEGFQIYRDENRDDKADGPPKTLLKIKAGGEHHVHAIRRGPDGWWYVIAGNMSEVTASYATLTTSPIKKPFAGVLLRFKPDLSGGEIVSDGFRNAYDFCFSPQGDVFTFDSDGERDVSLPWYEPCRVFRTTPRSNAGWVSRSWKRPGDFADMPMVAAAFGRGSPTGVACYCHTQFPSRYDGRVFVMDWTFGRILTVSPNSTSSIAEAGDATAQPDVFATGSGQFGFAPTDLAVGRDGSLFVSVGGRGTSGGVYRIFYENAVTDTNTNSPASGDSEEQKLEYVLNAPQPGSSWSRAQWYPRTVDLTAQPFVSAATDEGRRPAQRIRAIEVLTDVFDGMDAATSGKLSQSTSPEVRARTAWAIGRSSSLSDHADALTNLLGDSDPLVARFALEALTTTTASDAALLDKCLPKIAASLSADDRFVRFAGSLVVPKLSEQQQTELRELTKNNAHASVMLGFGLADRSDRFHFDAAKIAAQVIADPSADIAHKRDAVRLLELALGDVGPQKGVAGMFESYTARADLKPHELQLNPVRIVIAETFASGDSAYDRELIRLIAMLGSLNAELIPKLLQQITAESHPAHDIHRLAALSRVHAVRSPEQTSATAAALVNLEHKIRTQNLKQDSNWDDRIGELYEGLNSVDRQLAVVIGRQPGFGLPGHVPFLKLIPPQHTQHAIDGFARQVQADDEYLWNNDVVFVLGRSTNPQHRQLLRRQTDNLSIRDALVVVLARQPESDDRQLFVGALDSPSVSALNAAVTALAKLPSDDGAAEQFALLSAARRLKNSPAEFAVREYAVRLLQRNTEQKFGFQFGTSGHDPQAAVFEQWRTFLKQRYPKYVAPGDGGKAADELLASLDDVAWEQGQAARGKVLFSKLTCDRCHGGRKALGPDLQGVAKRFSVKDLFAAIVDPNRDVSERYQTTTIVTTDGKVRSGLIVYQSVDGLLLRDAAHNTFRIEADEIETQVKKRVSLMPGGLLRNVSDQDLADLNAWLRGL, from the coding sequence ATGTCACGGAAAATGCTGCCGATCCTGCTCCTGCTGCTGGTGGTGCCAGCCGTTGGTTTCTCGCAGAATCCCTCGGAGAATGCTCAGGAACCGGCCGCAGAAGTCCCCGCCATTGAGGTGCCGGACGGTTTCCGAGTAGAGCAGTTCGCTGGTGACAGTCTGGCTCATGACATTCACTGCCTGACCCTGGATTCGAAGGGGCGAGTGGTCGTGGCCGGGCCGGGCTATGTCCGAATTCTAATCGACGACGACAACGATGGTCGCGCCGATCGTTTTACGACGTTCTCTGACGGTCCAAAAACCGGGGCTCAGGGAATGTACTTCACGGGGCCACACCTGCTGTGTTCTGGCGACGAAGGCTTCCAGATTTATCGCGACGAGAATCGCGATGACAAAGCCGACGGTCCTCCGAAGACGCTGCTGAAGATCAAAGCCGGCGGCGAACACCATGTGCATGCCATTCGGCGCGGACCGGACGGTTGGTGGTACGTGATCGCAGGCAATATGTCTGAAGTCACCGCCAGCTATGCGACGCTCACGACGTCGCCGATTAAGAAACCCTTCGCGGGCGTGTTGTTGCGTTTTAAACCGGATCTATCTGGCGGCGAAATTGTGTCGGACGGTTTTCGGAACGCCTATGACTTTTGCTTTTCACCTCAAGGCGACGTGTTCACCTTCGATAGCGACGGAGAACGCGACGTGTCGTTGCCGTGGTACGAACCGTGTCGCGTCTTCCGCACAACGCCGCGATCGAATGCGGGCTGGGTGTCTCGCAGCTGGAAGCGGCCAGGTGATTTTGCCGACATGCCGATGGTGGCCGCTGCGTTTGGGCGAGGTTCGCCGACCGGCGTTGCCTGCTACTGTCACACCCAGTTCCCCAGCCGCTACGACGGCCGAGTGTTCGTGATGGACTGGACGTTCGGTCGCATCCTGACCGTGTCACCGAATTCAACGTCTTCAATCGCCGAAGCCGGTGATGCGACCGCTCAGCCCGACGTGTTTGCCACTGGCAGTGGGCAGTTCGGTTTCGCACCAACGGACCTGGCGGTTGGCCGGGACGGAAGCCTGTTCGTCAGTGTGGGCGGGCGAGGCACCAGCGGCGGCGTGTATCGCATCTTCTACGAAAACGCCGTGACGGACACCAACACAAATTCACCAGCATCCGGTGATTCGGAAGAGCAAAAACTGGAATACGTTTTAAACGCGCCGCAACCGGGGAGCAGCTGGTCGCGGGCGCAATGGTATCCCCGCACGGTAGACCTTACGGCACAGCCATTTGTTTCTGCCGCAACCGATGAGGGGCGTCGGCCTGCCCAACGAATCCGCGCGATTGAAGTGTTGACCGACGTGTTCGACGGAATGGACGCGGCGACATCGGGCAAGCTGTCGCAGTCAACGTCACCGGAAGTGCGAGCTCGAACAGCATGGGCGATCGGCCGATCGTCATCGCTGTCTGACCATGCTGACGCGCTGACGAATCTACTGGGCGATTCAGATCCGCTGGTCGCTCGGTTCGCGCTGGAAGCTCTAACCACCACAACGGCATCCGATGCAGCTCTGCTTGATAAGTGCCTGCCGAAAATCGCGGCGAGTCTGTCTGCGGATGACCGGTTTGTGCGATTTGCCGGATCACTGGTTGTGCCGAAACTTAGCGAACAGCAGCAAACGGAACTTCGCGAACTCACCAAAAACAACGCTCATGCATCAGTGATGCTGGGTTTCGGACTCGCCGACCGTTCGGACCGTTTTCACTTCGACGCCGCCAAAATCGCGGCTCAGGTAATCGCAGACCCTTCTGCGGACATCGCACACAAACGCGACGCTGTTCGGCTGCTTGAATTGGCATTGGGAGACGTCGGGCCGCAGAAGGGCGTGGCTGGGATGTTTGAAAGCTATACCGCGCGAGCCGACCTGAAGCCGCATGAGTTGCAGCTTAACCCGGTACGAATCGTCATTGCGGAAACATTTGCTTCCGGCGACAGTGCTTACGATCGCGAGTTGATCCGCCTGATCGCGATGCTTGGATCGCTGAACGCAGAACTCATTCCCAAACTGCTGCAGCAGATCACCGCAGAATCGCATCCGGCTCACGACATTCATCGACTTGCTGCGCTAAGCCGCGTTCACGCCGTGCGCTCGCCCGAACAAACCAGCGCCACAGCCGCCGCATTGGTGAATCTCGAACACAAAATCCGTACGCAGAATCTTAAGCAGGATTCCAACTGGGACGATCGAATTGGAGAACTGTACGAGGGACTGAATTCGGTGGACCGCCAGTTGGCTGTCGTGATCGGCCGTCAACCGGGCTTTGGACTGCCGGGGCATGTTCCTTTTTTGAAACTGATTCCGCCCCAACACACTCAACACGCGATCGACGGTTTCGCGAGGCAGGTTCAGGCCGACGACGAATATCTGTGGAACAACGATGTCGTGTTTGTGCTGGGACGCTCGACCAATCCACAGCACCGGCAGCTGCTGCGTCGCCAGACGGACAATCTTTCCATTCGGGATGCTCTGGTTGTCGTGCTGGCGCGACAGCCGGAGTCGGACGATCGGCAATTGTTTGTCGGTGCGCTCGATTCGCCTTCTGTTTCGGCATTGAACGCCGCCGTGACCGCGCTAGCAAAACTGCCCAGCGACGACGGTGCTGCGGAGCAGTTCGCTCTCCTATCGGCCGCGCGACGCTTGAAGAACAGTCCGGCGGAATTCGCTGTGCGAGAATACGCGGTTCGGCTGCTGCAAAGAAATACGGAGCAGAAATTTGGTTTTCAGTTTGGAACGTCGGGACACGATCCGCAGGCGGCGGTCTTCGAACAGTGGCGTACGTTTTTAAAGCAGCGTTATCCAAAGTACGTGGCACCGGGCGACGGCGGCAAAGCGGCCGACGAATTACTGGCGTCGCTGGACGATGTCGCGTGGGAACAGGGACAGGCGGCGCGGGGAAAAGTGTTGTTTTCAAAGTTAACCTGTGATCGCTGCCACGGCGGACGCAAAGCGTTGGGGCCCGATCTTCAGGGAGTCGCGAAACGCTTTTCCGTGAAGGACTTGTTTGCGGCAATCGTCGATCCGAATCGCGATGTTTCTGAACGCTATCAGACCACGACGATTGTGACGACGGACGGAAAAGTGCGTTCCGGGTTGATTGTCTATCAATCTGTGGACGGGTTGCTGCTGCGAGATGCGGCTCACAACACGTTTCGGATTGAAGCTGACGAGATCGAGACGCAGGTCAAAAAACGCGTCTCGTTGATGCCCGGAGGTCTGTTGCGCAATGTGTCCGACCAGGATTTAGCGGACCTGAATGCGTGGCTACGCGGACTGTAA
- a CDS encoding class I SAM-dependent methyltransferase, translating to MENIDVNIKGIRLSLASHPTLFSPKRVDAGTLAMLKCVEFSAGDRVLDLGCGCGVVGIYAAKFSGEENVFMLDNDLTAVEIAKANAVANGVPQIQTLQSDGFRSFRENEFTKILSNPPYHADFSVPKHFILKGFNRLAIGGEMWMVTKREKWYRNKLGAVFGGVETHRVDSYVVFRAVKKRTSYARKS from the coding sequence GTGGAAAACATCGACGTCAACATCAAAGGCATCCGCCTTTCACTGGCCTCACACCCCACTTTATTTTCGCCCAAAAGAGTCGATGCCGGGACGCTGGCGATGCTGAAATGCGTTGAGTTCTCGGCTGGCGATCGCGTGCTGGATCTGGGCTGCGGCTGCGGAGTGGTCGGGATTTACGCCGCGAAATTCAGCGGCGAAGAGAACGTCTTCATGCTGGATAATGATTTAACGGCCGTTGAGATTGCGAAGGCGAACGCGGTCGCAAACGGTGTACCCCAGATTCAGACGCTTCAAAGCGATGGGTTCCGTAGCTTTCGGGAAAACGAATTCACCAAAATCCTGAGCAACCCACCGTACCACGCCGACTTCTCAGTGCCGAAACATTTCATCCTCAAAGGCTTCAACCGGTTGGCGATCGGTGGCGAAATGTGGATGGTGACCAAACGCGAGAAGTGGTACCGCAACAAACTGGGAGCTGTCTTCGGCGGCGTCGAAACTCACCGCGTCGACTCGTATGTGGTGTTTCGAGCCGTGAAGAAAAGAACGTCCTACGCTCGAAAGTCCTGA
- the aspS gene encoding aspartate--tRNA ligase — protein MLRTHTCGELRRSDETKSVTLSGWVNSYRDHGENLVFIDLRDRYGKTQIVFNTEEHSEIDSIARKLRREDVIQVVGEVRYRGDDLVNPKLDTGEIEVRVHELKVFSQSKTPPFEIDGNELPNEELRLKYRFVDLRRSPLQEAMKLRHDLTTAVRDYFNSNQFLEIETPILGRSTPEGARDYLVPSRVHHGAFYALPQSPQIYKQILMVSGFDRYYQIARCFRDEDLRADRQPEFTQIDVEMSFVERDDILEMIDGLVSHVVKSVQDIDLPTPLPRYTYADVMERYGSDKPDLRFGMELIDIGDVGAASEFGVFKSVVNNGGRVRGINAKGAADKYSRRLLDKDLKDFVGEYGAKGLAYMKVAGGKLESTIAKFFNEEQQQEIIKRMDGEDGDLLLFVADAAKVTSNALAALRNRMGKELELYDPAEFSALWVVDFPLLTWNEDEQRYDAEHHPFCEPNKQDLEYLKTDPSKVRADSYDLVINGYEAASGSVRIHDSGVQQTIFDLMNIKEEEAEARFGFLLEALRYGAPPHAGVALGLDRWVMLLAGNDNIRDVLAFPKTQRASDLLTGAPAGVDEHQLKDLHISVEDEGEE, from the coding sequence GTGCTTAGAACTCACACGTGTGGCGAATTGCGCCGTTCTGATGAAACAAAGTCTGTGACACTGTCCGGCTGGGTCAACAGCTACCGCGACCACGGCGAAAATCTGGTGTTTATCGACCTGCGCGACCGCTACGGGAAAACTCAGATTGTCTTCAATACCGAAGAACACAGCGAAATCGACTCCATCGCTCGTAAATTGCGTCGTGAAGACGTAATTCAGGTGGTTGGCGAAGTTCGATACCGTGGCGACGATCTCGTCAATCCGAAGCTGGATACCGGTGAAATCGAAGTCCGTGTTCATGAATTGAAGGTGTTTAGCCAGAGCAAGACGCCGCCATTCGAAATCGACGGTAACGAACTGCCGAACGAAGAACTTCGCCTGAAGTACCGCTTTGTCGATCTGCGTCGCTCGCCGCTGCAGGAAGCCATGAAGTTGCGGCACGATCTGACGACGGCCGTGCGAGACTACTTCAACAGCAACCAGTTTCTGGAAATCGAAACGCCGATTCTGGGCCGCAGCACGCCAGAAGGAGCTCGCGATTATCTGGTGCCCAGCCGGGTTCACCATGGAGCGTTCTACGCGTTGCCGCAGTCGCCTCAGATTTACAAGCAGATTCTGATGGTGTCCGGATTCGACCGCTACTACCAGATTGCACGCTGCTTTCGCGACGAAGACCTGCGAGCCGATCGTCAGCCTGAATTCACTCAGATCGACGTTGAAATGTCGTTCGTCGAACGCGACGACATTTTGGAGATGATTGACGGCTTGGTATCGCACGTGGTGAAGTCTGTCCAAGACATCGACCTGCCCACGCCGCTGCCGCGATATACCTACGCAGACGTTATGGAGCGCTACGGCAGCGACAAGCCGGACCTGCGATTCGGCATGGAACTGATCGACATCGGCGACGTTGGCGCAGCCAGTGAGTTCGGTGTGTTTAAGTCGGTCGTCAACAACGGCGGGCGTGTGCGAGGCATCAACGCGAAAGGTGCGGCGGATAAGTACAGTCGTCGACTGCTGGATAAAGATCTGAAAGACTTTGTCGGCGAATACGGCGCCAAAGGACTGGCCTACATGAAGGTCGCCGGCGGCAAGCTGGAATCGACGATCGCGAAGTTCTTTAACGAAGAACAACAGCAGGAAATCATCAAACGCATGGATGGCGAAGACGGCGACCTGCTGCTGTTTGTCGCCGATGCCGCCAAAGTGACGTCCAACGCTCTTGCGGCATTAAGAAACCGAATGGGCAAGGAGCTGGAACTCTATGATCCCGCTGAATTCTCAGCGTTGTGGGTCGTCGACTTCCCGCTGCTGACGTGGAACGAAGACGAACAACGCTATGACGCGGAGCATCATCCGTTCTGCGAACCGAACAAACAGGATCTTGAGTACCTGAAGACGGATCCGTCGAAAGTTCGAGCGGATTCTTACGACCTTGTCATCAACGGCTACGAAGCCGCCAGCGGCAGTGTTCGTATTCATGATTCGGGCGTGCAGCAGACGATTTTCGATTTGATGAACATCAAAGAAGAAGAAGCGGAAGCTAGATTCGGCTTTCTTCTGGAAGCGCTGCGTTATGGTGCACCGCCGCATGCGGGCGTTGCTCTTGGGCTGGACCGTTGGGTGATGCTGCTGGCTGGCAACGACAACATTCGAGACGTGTTGGCGTTCCCGAAAACTCAGCGAGCGTCCGATCTACTCACCGGTGCTCCGGCAGGCGTCGACGAGCATCAGTTGAAGGACTTGCATATTTCGGTTGAAGATGAAGGTGAAGAGTGA
- a CDS encoding cob(I)yrinic acid a,c-diamide adenosyltransferase, giving the protein MVTLNKIYTRTGDSGQTGIGDGTRVSKLDARIVAGGSVDETNCCIGVAAAQCTDASLKSLLLTLQQRLFDLGADLTSPWRPDDADDRCPRMTLQHIEWLEQQIDRFNERLSALKSFVLPGGQPCAASLHLARSVCRRAELDTLRLQNGTSLNPQIVVFLNRLSDLLFVLARDANDHGAMDVLWEPSRRRP; this is encoded by the coding sequence ATGGTCACCCTTAACAAAATCTACACTCGGACCGGCGATTCAGGTCAGACTGGCATCGGCGATGGTACTCGAGTGTCCAAGCTGGACGCGCGCATCGTGGCGGGCGGCAGTGTGGATGAAACAAACTGCTGCATCGGAGTCGCGGCGGCGCAATGCACAGACGCGAGCCTGAAATCGTTGCTGCTGACGTTGCAGCAACGGCTGTTCGATCTGGGAGCAGACCTCACTTCGCCGTGGCGGCCGGATGACGCAGACGATCGCTGCCCGCGAATGACACTTCAGCATATCGAATGGCTCGAACAACAGATCGACCGCTTTAACGAACGCCTCTCAGCCTTGAAAAGCTTCGTGCTGCCAGGCGGCCAGCCGTGCGCGGCGTCGCTGCACCTGGCTCGCAGCGTGTGTCGGCGAGCGGAATTGGATACACTTCGGCTACAAAACGGCACGTCTCTGAATCCACAAATTGTGGTCTTTCTGAACCGCTTATCCGATCTGCTTTTTGTTCTGGCTCGCGATGCCAATGACCATGGAGCCATGGATGTGCTGTGGGAACCAAGCCGCCGACGTCCGTAA
- a CDS encoding GNAT family N-acetyltransferase, with product MDPQYHAEFLQKIGHRIRECHGHLWFDIFPKAYTTIPYDADVDSATFQTADVLGDDGLMVRYSCSVDSGVASFQHVVTDKQYGMATLVNKARNKTRQGLRNCEAGQIDPVDLGSEGIQLHADTIIRQGRKLPNNFESYWKAYFAAASESPAATAWAARHEGRLAAYLISFRAGSTEYVSIVRSSQEKLKFRPNNAMLFTYLEHTMARPEISEVSIGLQSLQPGSESLDLFKRGMGFVERPIGQRIELRPGILATLPRPIAAAAAKTLKYLPGGEKKARLTGALSWYASQPQIQRAA from the coding sequence ATGGATCCTCAATATCACGCTGAGTTCCTGCAGAAAATCGGACACCGCATTCGCGAGTGCCACGGTCACCTGTGGTTCGATATTTTCCCCAAAGCGTACACGACGATTCCATACGACGCCGATGTCGATTCGGCCACGTTTCAAACGGCCGACGTCCTGGGAGATGACGGTCTGATGGTGCGATATTCCTGCAGTGTCGATTCCGGCGTTGCCAGTTTTCAGCATGTCGTCACGGACAAGCAATACGGAATGGCGACGCTGGTCAACAAGGCTCGTAACAAGACTCGGCAGGGGCTGCGTAACTGCGAAGCTGGGCAGATCGATCCTGTTGATCTGGGCAGCGAAGGGATCCAGCTTCACGCCGACACGATTATTCGTCAGGGCCGGAAACTACCGAACAATTTCGAATCCTACTGGAAAGCCTATTTCGCGGCCGCATCGGAATCTCCTGCCGCAACGGCATGGGCCGCTCGGCACGAAGGTCGTCTGGCTGCGTACCTGATTTCCTTTCGAGCAGGGTCGACCGAATATGTATCCATCGTGCGGTCAAGTCAGGAGAAACTGAAGTTCCGGCCGAACAACGCCATGCTGTTTACGTACCTTGAGCACACCATGGCGCGGCCTGAAATTTCTGAGGTGTCGATTGGTCTGCAGTCGCTGCAACCGGGAAGCGAATCGCTGGATCTGTTCAAACGTGGAATGGGGTTCGTCGAACGCCCGATTGGTCAGCGAATTGAACTGCGCCCCGGCATTCTGGCTACTCTTCCGCGTCCCATCGCGGCGGCCGCTGCGAAGACGCTGAAATACCTGCCCGGCGGTGAAAAAAAGGCCAGGCTGACCGGAGCGTTAAGCTGGTACGCATCGCAACCGCAGATCCAACGCGCCGCGTGA
- a CDS encoding PQQ-binding-like beta-propeller repeat protein has translation MKPLLLLTCLLVIPAPLDAGNPGSDSSTIEVGAQDWPWWRGPHRNGIASSDQHPPLKWSETENVLWKVAVPGRGHGSATVVGDQVFLASADHETEQQAVHCYDRQTGEELWKTVVHKGGFTKKGNEKASLASTTVACDGENLFVNFLNDGAVYTTSLDRNGKQLWQTKISDYVVHQGYGSSPAPYKNLVIVSADNKGGGAIAGLERATGKIAWKRTRPEKPNYPSPIILNVAGKDQLLMTGCDLVTSLDPLTGEENWEIEGATTECVTSTVTDGTRIFTSGGYPKNHIAAVAADGSGKVVWENTVRTYVPSMLVKDGYLYAALDAGIATCRKSDTGEEVWKGRLAGTFSSSPVLVGDRIYATNEEGTTFVFKATPDKFVELARNKLGESVFATPTICGSRIYARVTHKIDGKRQEFLYCLGEK, from the coding sequence ATGAAACCACTTTTGCTCCTGACATGCCTTTTGGTTATCCCCGCCCCGCTGGACGCCGGCAATCCCGGATCGGACTCTTCCACCATTGAAGTCGGCGCGCAGGACTGGCCGTGGTGGCGTGGTCCTCATCGAAATGGGATCGCGAGTTCAGATCAGCATCCACCGCTGAAATGGAGTGAAACGGAAAACGTGTTGTGGAAAGTCGCCGTGCCGGGCCGCGGCCATGGTTCAGCGACGGTGGTTGGCGATCAGGTCTTCCTGGCGTCTGCCGATCACGAAACCGAACAGCAAGCCGTTCATTGCTACGACCGTCAGACGGGCGAAGAACTCTGGAAGACGGTTGTCCACAAGGGAGGCTTCACGAAGAAGGGCAACGAAAAAGCGTCGCTGGCTTCGACCACAGTCGCGTGCGACGGTGAAAATCTGTTCGTCAACTTTCTAAACGACGGAGCCGTCTACACCACGTCGCTGGATCGCAATGGCAAGCAGTTGTGGCAGACAAAGATCAGCGATTACGTCGTCCATCAGGGCTACGGTAGTTCGCCCGCGCCATATAAGAATCTGGTCATTGTGTCTGCCGACAATAAAGGTGGCGGCGCGATTGCCGGGCTGGAACGAGCGACAGGCAAGATCGCGTGGAAGCGGACTCGCCCGGAAAAGCCGAACTATCCTTCTCCCATCATTCTCAATGTCGCGGGCAAAGATCAGTTGCTTATGACGGGCTGCGACCTTGTCACCAGTCTGGACCCGTTGACAGGCGAAGAAAACTGGGAGATTGAAGGTGCGACGACCGAATGCGTGACTTCCACCGTCACGGACGGAACTCGTATTTTCACAAGCGGCGGATATCCCAAGAACCACATCGCAGCCGTGGCGGCCGACGGTTCCGGCAAGGTGGTTTGGGAAAACACCGTTCGCACGTATGTTCCATCAATGCTGGTGAAAGACGGCTACCTTTATGCTGCGTTGGACGCGGGCATCGCCACGTGCCGCAAGAGTGACACTGGCGAAGAAGTCTGGAAGGGCCGCCTGGCGGGCACATTCAGCAGTTCGCCAGTTTTGGTCGGCGATCGGATTTACGCCACCAATGAAGAAGGCACGACGTTTGTTTTCAAAGCCACGCCGGACAAGTTCGTTGAACTCGCTCGCAACAAGCTGGGCGAAAGCGTCTTCGCGACCCCCACGATTTGCGGAAGCCGGATCTATGCCCGAGTGACTCATAAGATTGACGGTAAGCGGCAGGAGTTCCTGTATTGCCTGGGCGAAAAATAG
- a CDS encoding DUF952 domain-containing protein: MIYKICTQDQWQAATEYGRFEGAPVDLKDGYIHFSTSRQVAETAAKHFSGQKDLLLLAVDEAQMGDRLKWEKSRGGDLFPHLYDVLSVDDVVEVMDLKLGPDGVHQFPKLA; the protein is encoded by the coding sequence ATGATTTACAAGATTTGCACCCAGGACCAATGGCAGGCTGCTACAGAGTACGGGCGGTTCGAAGGTGCGCCGGTCGATCTGAAGGACGGCTACATTCACTTTTCGACCAGCCGTCAGGTTGCGGAAACCGCAGCGAAACACTTTTCCGGACAGAAAGATCTTCTGCTGCTGGCAGTCGACGAAGCACAGATGGGCGATCGGTTGAAGTGGGAAAAATCGCGAGGCGGGGATTTGTTTCCTCACCTGTACGATGTGCTTTCAGTTGACGATGTGGTCGAAGTCATGGACCTGAAGCTGGGGCCGGACGGCGTGCATCAGTTCCCAAAGTTGGCGTAA